The window TTCGACAATATCCTTCACCCGTTGCGAACTGGGCTCCTTAAAGCCCCGGATTTTCAGGGTCCCGACCTCGGGCGGCTCATCATCAAACCGCCTGGTCTTGAACTTGAAATTGGGGGCCAAGACCTGTTCCATTAACAGCGAGGCGGTAATGGCCTTAAGCATATTAAGGTCCATATCATCCAGCGCATTCATCTCGCGCAGGTAGCCGACGATCTTGTCCCGCTCCCTTTGGCTATCTTCCACCAGGTCGGCAACCTTGATGATCTTGCCATCTCCATGCCGCTTGACAAAAATCACCCCGGTATCCGGGTCCTGGTGGCTCACGACACCGATGATATCAAGGATGCTGTTTACTTCCTGGTGTTTATCCTTGGTGGATTCACCGGCGTTGACATTGGGGATATGCAGGATCGTCTTTTTATCGGTATCAAGCACCTCGCCGATGGCGCTCAGGTATCGCCCCTGATAAAAATGGTAGCCGATGCCCAGGGTCTTCATATGCTCATAACCATTGAGCTGTTCGTAGTAGTTATAGGTGACCTTAGTAAACTTCGCCTCGTCCGCAGGCTGCAGCACCGGCACCGAGTCACCCCGGAAATAGGAGCCGGTCATGGCAATGATATGGGCCGAGGTGTTGGCCATGATGAAACGTATCACCTCGCCCAGCCGATTATCGCTGTCGGCCGAGACATGATGAAACTCATCAATGGCCAGCAGGGTATCATTAAATTTATCCGCTGCCACCGCCTCAAAGGCAAAACGCAGGGTGGCATGGGTGCAGATCAGAATTGCTTCGGCCGGATCGTTCAGAAAATTGGCAAAGGCCGCGACCTTACCGGTCACTCCGCCGGGTGTGCATAAATTACAGACAGGATTAAACGCCCAATCGGCAAAGAAACCATGCCGGGTCAGGTCGGTTTCGGCAAATGAACTGCCGATGGAACGCTCCGGCACCGCCACAATCACCTTCTTCAGACCCTGATTAAAGAGCTTATCCAGCCCCAGAAACATCAAGGCGCGGGACTTTCCCGAGGCAGGCGGGGCTTTCAGCAGCAGATATTGGGCCTTGCCGGCCGCAAAGGCCCGGGCCTGCATCTCCCGCATGCCCAGAGAATTAGTAGCGATGGAGCGTCCCGTCCGGGCATAGGTTACGTTGACTAAATCCGGCATATTTTTACCGTTCTCCCTGCTGCTCCATCCGAAATTTGACAGCACGTTCCTTATCAGGCGGCTCAATGGCATAGTGCCGCGCTTCGTATAACTCTACTTGAGTTACCAGTAATTCAAGCTCATCACCTTCAGAGGTGGCGGGCAGGGCATCCATCAGTTTTTCAATACGGGCGAGAGCCTGGTCATACTCAGGTTCCGTCTTGATTGTTTTAGCTTTTAACATGTTTCTATTTCTGTTTTAGCCGTTCTTGTTTGATTGATATATATCTGACATTGCGTTTTTTTCTGCATATTCACTTCTGGCGAGGAACAATAAAAACAGCTAAAAAACAGCTAAAAAACAGCTAAACTAATCGTGCGCAACCAAGTACCATGTCCAGCCTTTGCTTTCAATCAGCTGCTCTCTCCGTAATTTTTGCAGGTTGTTTCTGATCTTGTCCTGTTTTTGCTGCACAGTTAAAACATCCGGCAACTTGTCCAGCAACCCCCTCTCAAAATCAGCCTTGTTCCCTTTGCCGAATTTTCCAAGATAATCCAGAATAACCTTCTGGCAATACTCGTCATCAATCCCTTTCCATTTCAGATAGTCAGCCTGCTGATCTGTTTTGACGGCAACCTGGGAAGAGATATGGAAGTTGGGCTTCCGTCCTTCGATGAGTTTTTGTTTTTTGAGATGTCCGATCTCAGCATCACTCAAGACCTTCCCTTTCTGGAACTTGTCCAACAGCATAATTTCATGCAGGCTTAGGTTCGGCATCTGGGCCAACTTCTTGGCGTAATTTATATCGAGCACCTTACCGGTCACGACTACTTTAACCTGATTGTTGTTAAAGCTGTATTCCGGCAGTGGGAAAAATTTCCGCCGTTGAATAGTGAACATTTTTTTGATGCCGCTGCCCATGGTGTCAATC of the Desulfobulbaceae bacterium genome contains:
- a CDS encoding DEAD/DEAH box helicase family protein, producing the protein MPDLVNVTYARTGRSIATNSLGMREMQARAFAAGKAQYLLLKAPPASGKSRALMFLGLDKLFNQGLKKVIVAVPERSIGSSFAETDLTRHGFFADWAFNPVCNLCTPGGVTGKVAAFANFLNDPAEAILICTHATLRFAFEAVAADKFNDTLLAIDEFHHVSADSDNRLGEVIRFIMANTSAHIIAMTGSYFRGDSVPVLQPADEAKFTKVTYNYYEQLNGYEHMKTLGIGYHFYQGRYLSAIGEVLDTDKKTILHIPNVNAGESTKDKHQEVNSILDIIGVVSHQDPDTGVIFVKRHGDGKIIKVADLVEDSQRERDKIVGYLREMNALDDMDLNMLKAITASLLMEQVLAPNFKFKTRRFDDEPPEVGTLKIRGFKEPSSQRVKDIVE
- a CDS encoding transcriptional regulator, with amino-acid sequence MLKAKTIKTEPEYDQALARIEKLMDALPATSEGDELELLVTQVELYEARHYAIEPPDKERAVKFRMEQQGER